A window of the Planococcus citri chromosome 4, ihPlaCitr1.1, whole genome shotgun sequence genome harbors these coding sequences:
- the LOC135843431 gene encoding transcriptional regulator ATRX homolog, protein MNFKWVVLFCLVTFVVFAESKKYDKKSKDKNQVETKKNKEYVQKKDTSKDSTKINEVPVQSKQTKENYNKKSQQQESKSKQYVKEEKNQNNKKFKREVKEENALKEEKVETSNNNENVISEAVQPEPVESKQTKENYNKKSKQQESKSKQYVKEEKNQNNKKFKREVKEEKAPQEEKVETSNGNGNVISELVNEEPLQKPIETVQEEPVPEKKKSKKDAQKKSKNSVKSEKVEQKPEKHQNCPVKEETEQHVQSESCWKNGENPVLEDPEIVKESA, encoded by the exons atgaatttcaagtg GGTTGTACTGTTCTGTTTGGTGACTTTTGTAGTCTTCGCAGAGagcaaaaaatacgataaaaaatccaaagataAAAATCAAGTGGAAACTAAGAAAAACAA AGAATACGTTCAAAAAAAAGACACGAGTAAAGATTctacaaaaattaatgaagttcCAGTTCAAAGTAAACAAACCaaagaaaattacaataaaaaatcgCAACAACAAGAAAGCAAATCAAAACAATACGTAAAAGAAGAGAAgaatcaaaataacaaaaaattcaaaagggaaGTAAAAGAAGAAAACGCATTGAAGGAAGAGAAAGTAGAAACCTCGAACAACAATGAAAATGTCATAAGTGAGGCTGTACAGCCAGAACCGGTTGAAAGTAAACAGACCaaagaaaattacaataaaaaatcgaaacaacAGGAAAGCAAATCAAAACAATACGTAAAAGAAGAGAAgaatcaaaataacaaaaaattcaaaagggaagtaaaagaagaaaaagcacCGCAGGAAGAGAAAGTAGAAACCTCGAACGGCAATGGAAATGTCATAAGTGAGCTTGTGAACGAGGAACCTCTCCAGAAACCCATTGAAACTGTTCAAGAAGAGCCCGttccagaaaaaaagaaatccaaaaaagatgcgcaaaaaaaatcaaagaacagtgtaaaatctgaaaaagttgagcaaaaacCAGAAAAACACCAGAATTGTCCGGTCAAAGAGGAGACTGAGCAACATGTTCAGAGCGAATCGTGTtggaaaaatggtgaaaatccAGTCCTTGAAGATCCCGAGATCGTAAAAGAATCTgcgtaa